A single region of the Etheostoma cragini isolate CJK2018 chromosome 3, CSU_Ecrag_1.0, whole genome shotgun sequence genome encodes:
- the LOC117938809 gene encoding olfactory receptor 10A6-like: protein MMNSSYVSYFILAAYFDTGVFKYLFFLLILSLYVFLVCANVLLIVVICVNRSLHEPMYLFLVSLFVNELYGSTGLFPFLLVQILSDIHTVSAPFCFLQIYCGYTYGSVEFTNLATMSYDRYLSICYPLQYHTRMTSNKVAVLIALTWSLPFFGVFVTTASSASLQLCGNIINKVYCDNYYIVKLACYHPSINNVYELVAVFLVVCVPVCVILYTYMRILKVCFSGSKQTRQKAVSTCTPHLASLLNFFFGSLFQMLQSRFNTSSVPNMLQIFLSLYFLTCQPIFNPIMYGLNMSKIRVMCQSLLSRSVLGGCCNFSQR from the coding sequence ATGATGAACTCTTCATATGTTTCATATTTCATCCTTGCTGCTTACTTTGACACCggggtgtttaaatacttatttttcttgCTGATTTTGTCCTTATATGTCTTCTTAGTGTGTGCCAATGTGTTGCTGATTGTGGTTATCTGTGTGAACAGGAGCTTACATGAACCTATGTACCTTTTTCTGGTCAGcctgtttgtaaatgaactgtatggTAGTACAGGGTTGTTTCCATTCCTTCTGGTTCAGATCCTCTCGGACATTCACACTGTTTCTGCTCCCTTCTGTTTCCTGCAAATTTATTGTGGGTATACTTATGGCAGTGTAGAGTTTACTAACTTAGCCACCATGTCTTATGACAGATATCTTTCCATATGTTATCCTCTGCAATATCACACACGTATGACATCTAATAAGGTCGCTGTGCTCATTGCTTTAACGTggtctcttcctttttttggtgtttttgtcacaacagcATCGAGTGCGTCCTTACAGCTGTGTGGGAACATCATTAATAAGGTTTACTGTGACAACTATTACATCGTAAAACTGGCTTGCTATCACCCCTCAATTAACAATGTGTATGAACTCgttgctgtttttttagtaGTCTGTGTCCCTGTATGTGTGATCCTCTACACCTACATGAGGatccttaaagtgtgtttttctggttctaAGCAGACGAGACAGAAAGCTGTCAGTACCTGCACACCCCACCTCGCTTCCCTGCTCAACTTTTTCTTTGGttctttatttcaaatgttacagAGCAGGTTTAATACGAGCAGTGTACCCAACATGTTACaaatatttctgtctttgtattttctGACGTGTCAACCGATCTTTAACCCTATAATGTACGGCCTCAACATGTCCAAAATACGCGTCATGTGTCAAAGTCTGCTGTCACGTTCTGTGCTGGGAGGTTGCTGCAATTTCTCTCAGCGTTAA
- the LOC117939410 gene encoding olfactory receptor 1500-like, with product MKNSTQVSYFTLGAYFDIGLFKYLLFTIMMCFYALTVCANVLLIVVICVNRSLHEPMYLFLVSLFVNELYGSTGLFPFLLVQILSDIHSVSAPFCFLQIYYVFTYGTIQFVTLAVMSYDRYLAICFPLQYHTRMTSSKVAVLIALTWLFSLTEVVVTVLLSSSLQLCGNVINKVYCDNYSVVKLACSEATVSNIHGLIISCLVIFAPLSLILYTYMRILKVCFSGSKQTRKKAVSTCTPHLASTINFFLGSFFEIIQSRFDMNSVPVMLRIFLSLYFLLCQPLFNPLIYGLQMSKIRRSCKRLIFGKM from the coding sequence ATGAAAAACTCTACACAGGTTTCATATTTCACTTTGGGAGCATACTTTGATATTGGGCTCTTTAAATACTTACTTTTCACGattatgatgtgtttttatgctttaaCAGTGTGTGCCAATGTGCTGCTGATTGTGGTTATCTGTGTGAACAGGAGCTTACATGAACCTATGTACCTTTTTCTGGTCAGcctgtttgtaaatgaactgtatggTAGTACAGGGTTGTTTCCATTCCTTCTGGTTCAGATCCTCTCGGACATTCACTCTGTTTCTGCTCccttctgtttcctgcagatttATTATGTGTTTACATATGGAACTATTCAATTTGTTACCTTAGCTGTGATGTCTTATGACAGATATCTTGCTATCTGTTTTCCTCTGCAGTATCACACTCGTATGACATCCTCCAAAGTTGCCGTGCTTATTGCTCTAACATGGTTGTTCTCATTGACTGAAGTTGTTGTCACAGTATTACTGAGTTCCTCTCTGCAGCTGTGTGGGAACGTCATTAACAAAGTCTACTGTGATAACTACTCTGTAGTCAAACTGGCCTGCTCTGAGGCCACAGTCAGCAACATTCATGGACTCATTATCAGTTGTCTTGTAATCTTTGCTCCTCTGAGTTTAATCCTTTACACCTACATGAGGatccttaaagtgtgtttttctggttctaAGCAGACGAGAAAGAAAGCTGTCAGTACCTGCACACCCCACCTCGCTTCCACAATCAACTTTTTCCTCGGTTCATTCTTTGAAATCATTCAGAGCAGGTTTGATATGAACAGTGTTCCAGTGATGTTGCGTATCTTTTTGTCGTTATACTTTCTGCTCTGCCAACCGCTCTTTAACCCTTTAATATATGGACTACAGATGTCTAAAATACGTAGGTCATGTAAACGTCTTATCTTTGGTAAAATGTAG
- the LOC117938798 gene encoding LOW QUALITY PROTEIN: olfactory receptor 142-like (The sequence of the model RefSeq protein was modified relative to this genomic sequence to represent the inferred CDS: deleted 1 base in 1 codon), whose product MINSTQVSYFILSAYFDTGGFKYLYFLLILSLYVFIVCANVLLIVVICVNRSLHEPMYLFLVSLFVNELYGSTGLFPFLLVQILSDIHTVSAPFCFLQIFWLNSYGGIECLVLAIMSYDRYLAICYPLQYHTHMTSKKVAVLIALTWLYSLLRYVLTISLMTAPLQLCGNIINKVYCDSYNVVKLACSDTTANNIFGLVYIFTVIFGFIILILFSYMRILKVCFSGSRQTRQKALSTCTPHLLSLLNFSFGGFFELIQSRFDTNYLPNMLRIFLSLYWLTCQPLINPLLYGLQMSKIRIVCRDLLVGCWTANITAVTKKAQQQLHFLMVLRNQDSNLLLTFYRPSIESLLTC is encoded by the exons ATGATAAACTCTACACAGGTTTCATATTTCATACTTTCTGCCTATTTTGACACCGGAGGTTTTAAATACTTATATTTCTTGCTGATTTTGTCTTTATATGTGTTCATAGTGTGTGCCAATGTGCTGCTGATTGTGGTTATCTGTGTGAACAGGAGCTTACATGAACCTATGTACCTTTTTCTGGTCAGcctgtttgtaaatgaactgtatggtagtacagggttgtttccattccttctggttcagatcctctctgacattcacactgtttctgctcccttctgtttcctgcagatttTCTGGTTGAACTCTTATGGAGGTATTGAATGTTTGGTCTTAGCCATCATGTCTTATGACAGATATCTTGCTATCTGTTATCCTCTGCAGTATCACACTCATATGACCTCTAAAAAGGTTGCCGTGCTTATTGCTCTAACATGGTTGTACTCTTTACTTAGATATGTTTTGACTATCTCTCTTATGACTGCTCCTTTACAGCTGTGTGGAAACATTATTAACAAAGTGTACTGTGACAGCTATAATGTTGTCAAGCTGGCCTGCTCTGATACAACAGCCAATAACATTTTTGGACTTGtgtacatatttacagtaatcTTTGGTTTTATAATCCTAATTCTTTTCTCCTACATGAGGatccttaaagtgtgtttttctggttctaGACAGACCAGACAGAAAGCTCTCAGTACCTGCACACCTCACCTTTTGTCCCTGCTGAACTTTTCCTTTGGAGGTTTCTTTGAATTAATACAGAGCAGG TTTGATACGAACTATTTACCCAATATGTTGcgtatttttctgtcattgtacTGGCTTACATGCCAACCACTCATCAACCCTTTACTGTACGGACTGCAAATGTCCAAAATACGCATTGTATGTAGAGATCTGCTTGTTGGGTG CTGGACAGCCAACATCACAGCTGTCACCAAGAAGGCCCAGCAGCAACTACACTTCCTCATGGTCCTCAGGAACCAGgactccaacctgctgctgacTTTCTACCGCCCGTCCATTGAGAGCCTGCTGACCTGCTGA
- the LOC117938815 gene encoding olfactory receptor 11A1-like, producing MINSTQVSSFTLAACFDTGVFKYLYFLLILCLYVFIVCANVLLIVVICVNRSLHEPMYLFLVSLFVNELYGSTGLFPFLLVQILSDIHTVSAPFCFLQIFCVYTYVCVEFSNLAVMSYDRYLAICYPLHYNTSMTTGKVAVLVAVPWLYSFLTIVVLLSLIVPLKLCGNIIDKVYCNNYSIVKLACTDTTANNIYGLILTFLTVFVPVIIILYTYTRILKVCFSGSKQTRQKAVSTCTPHLASILNFSFGVCFEILQSGFDMSSVPMILQILVSLYFLTCQPIFNPVMYGLNMSKIRVMCQSLLSRSVLGGCFRI from the exons ATGATCAACTCTACTCAGGTTTCAAGTTTCACCCTTGCTGCCTGCTTTGACACCggggtgtttaaatacttatattTCCTGCTGATTTTATGCTTATATGTGTTCATAGTGTGTGCCAATGTGTTGCTGATTGTGGTTATCTGTGTGAACAGGAGCTTACATGAACCTATGTACCTTTTTCTGGTCAGcctgtttgtaaatgaactgtatggtagtacagggttgtttccattccttctggttcagatcctctcggacattcacactgtttctgctcccttctgtttcctgcagattttctgtgtgtatacctatgtgtgtgtagagttttcTAACCTAGCCGTCATGTCTTACGACAGATATCTTGCCATATGTTATCCTCTGCATTATAACACAAGTATGACGACTGGGAAGGTTGCCGTGCTGGTTGCCGTGCCGTGGCTCTACTCTTTCCTCaccattgttgttttgctgtcattGATTGTTCCTCTGAAGCTGTGTGGGAACATCATCGACAAAGTTTACTGCAACAACTACTCTATTGTGAAGCTGGCGTGCACGGACACAACAGCCAATAACATCTATGGACTCATTCTCACTTTTCTCACAGTCTTTGTTCCTGTCATCATCATTCTCTACACCTACACGAGGatccttaaagtgtgtttttctggttctaAGCAGACGAGACAGAAAGCTGTCAGTACCTGCACACCCCACCTCGCTTCTATACTCAACTTCTCTTTCGGGGTTTGCTTTGAGATATTACAGAGCGG GTTTGATATGAGCAGTGTACCCATGATATTACAAATATTGGTGTCATTGTATTTCCTGACGTGCCAACCGATCTTTAACCCTGTAATGTACGGCCTCAACATGTCCAAAATACGTGTCATGTGTCAAAGTCTGCTGTCACGTTCTGTGCTGGGAGGTTGCT TCAGGATATGA